The Drosophila subobscura isolate 14011-0131.10 chromosome A, UCBerk_Dsub_1.0, whole genome shotgun sequence genome includes the window CCAGCTGAAGCTGTGGACGCTGCGCGGCGAGAAGCGACTccacgagctgctgctggagatgggTCTGCCGCTGGTGCATGCGCGACAGACATACAGCGCCATGGACCTGGTGCTGCGCAAAGAGTTCTACTCGATGGTGGAGCGGTTGGCCGAGAAGTACGATATACCGGACATCGTCTACGGCACCTTCACCCTGAGCTATGGCTACCGCAGCCGCTATGCGGCCGCCGACTACGTCTACGCCCTGCTGGCCATCATGGAGTCCGTGAAGAAGCACAAGACGCCCGAGGACTGTTTCATGGAGGCCTCCGACGCCCTCAACCGCAAGGACAAGCAGCTGCTCGGCGCGGGCATCGACAATGCCAAGCTGATGCATGCGGCCATCTTCAGGCAGGTGCAGAGCAGCCTGGAGGCCCGCCAGGTGCACTCGGCCGGTTCCTTCTTCTACTATgtgctgcaggaggagcacgCCTTCTTCTCCTACCCGTACGCCCTGGGCCTGCTGGCCAAGTTCATGCTGCGCGGCCATGTGGCCACCAGCAGGGCACGCGCCGCCCCGGACCTGCCGCTAATCGCCACCTGTCCGCTCGACGCCACACAGGGCATGTGCCTGCTGGTGGGCATTGCCCCCGTTCGCGAAGACTCGCCCAAGAACTTCTTCGGCAAGGCCTTCGAGCAGGCGGCCCAGAAGAGCAAGACCACCCTGCTGCAGGACTTCTTCGAGCCATCGGTTGTCCAGCTGCGGCAGAGCGACCTCACCCGCTTCCTCGACGCCCTCACCGTGCTGCTAACCTAGTTTTAAGCCACTCCCACATGCTCCCTTCTGCTCAATCATCTTAGCCGATAAGCCTTAGCCTTAGCATAATTTATAAACGACAAATGTATCATCATCCTAGTTTAGGGTTTTTAGCTCGCTagttcacttttttttgtaatgttTTGTCAGTCGGACGatagaatatatatttgtagtTGTTTAATGTGTGAAAGTTTCGCAGTCTCCAATCTTTTGCGAGGATCGATCTTCTGGGACGCAGATCTCTAAGGGCAGGGCTTGGGTAGGGTAATTCGTTACCACTTCCCTGACGGACATGACCCTTATTTTGAATTGGGCGTATTCCTCGCATGCATTGGTTCAAATGGATTTAAATTATGGAAGGTATGGGGAGGGCATCTGCAACACCGAAACTTGTCATCGTCTAGAATGGAAATATTGCCACAAATTACTCAGTAaggatgaagatgatgatagTCCACAAGAAGAGCCATGAACATCTACCGAATGGGCACACGATTCCAGGCGATTCACACCCAAGTTTCCTTCTACTCGGATTATAATGGTACAGATTTTAGCGGTAGATATTACAGCTCTATATCCTCTTTCTTTAATCCTTCAAACAACAATCACTGATAAAACGCTGCCTCATGCGAACCCACAACGTATTTtaacacaaaaactaaaataaactGAACAATTAGAGGatttgaaatgatttccatAATGGTTAATAAGCGAATCGTAGCAGATCGTAACGTAATCGTATTGACTGATTTGTATGGACAAATATTGCAACTTTAAGTGAGTTTTGGTGTGGAAACACTTTGGTCTTTTCTTACGGAATagttaaaaatcaaatcatcaaataaaagcatacaaaattgCCAATAATCTTGGCTCAACTGAAGCCATTTTGGTTGATTCCATTGTGAGCATTCGCGGGCCCGCCACCGTTGGCTTTCGTGTGTGTTCATGCGCGGGTTTTGGTTCCATTGAGACTCTTGTCAGCTGGTGATGGTCTGGACTCTTGGCTCTTGCTGCTCTTGGCGGCTGGTCAGAGCATCGGCGCTCATGATGCGGCCAGCGCCCAGACACGCCACTTCGTCATAGAATACCGCATACTGGCCGGGGGTGATGGCGCGCAGAGGAGCATCCAGAAGGACCTCGAATTGGCCATCGGGGCAGAAGCGAATGCAGCAGTCGACCAGCGGCTTGGTGTGCTGGAAGCGGAACCGACAGCGCAGGCTGCCAGTGGCGGCGAGCCTCTGCTGGGATTGAGCGCACAGCCAGTTGGGGGCCTCGATGTGGATGCGGGTGCTGAGCAGGGCCGGATGGTCGTGGCCGGCGGCCACATAGATGGTGTTGCTGGAGGCTTCCTTACGGGCCACGAAGTACGGCTGTAGGAAGGAGCCGAGGCGGCAGCGCTGTCCCACGGTCCACTGGTGGATGCCCTCGTGGGTGCCCACAATGGACCCAGTGTCCGTGTCCACGAACTGGCCGCTCCTCGAGGCGATGTACTGAAAAGGAGAACGAGCGGCAGGAGTAAttacagaaagacagacactTTTGGATGGGATTACCTCGCGGATGAAGGACTTGAAGTCGCGCTTGCCCACGAAACAGATGCCGGTGCTCTCCCGCTTGTGGGCCAGGCGCTGGAGGCCGATTCGTCGGGCCAAGTGCTTCACCTCGCTCTTGGCCAGATCGCCCAGGGGAAACATGGTGCGCTGTAGGGCCTGCCGCGGTATCCCCGCCAAGAAGAAGGTCTGATCCTTGAAGGTGTCGGCCGGTATGAGCA containing:
- the LOC117903618 gene encoding mitochondrial tRNA-specific 2-thiouridylase 1, which encodes MLRNVVVGMSGGVDSAVSAHLLKDRGHRVLGVFMRNWDEHDEAGRCSGEQDLKDAEWASQRLGIELRQVNYVKEYWTAVFSAFLDDYQQGLTPNPDILCNRHIKFDLFHRHALERLGFDAVATGHYARNSLGNFLEHRAGGGEARLLIPADTFKDQTFFLAGIPRQALQRTMFPLGDLAKSEVKHLARRIGLQRLAHKRESTGICFVGKRDFKSFIREYIASRSGQFVDTDTGSIVGTHEGIHQWTVGQRCRLGSFLQPYFVARKEASSNTIYVAAGHDHPALLSTRIHIEAPNWLCAQSQQRLAATGSLRCRFRFQHTKPLVDCCIRFCPDGQFEVLLDAPLRAITPGQYAVFYDEVACLGAGRIMSADALTSRQEQQEPRVQTITS